DNA sequence from the Nitrospinota bacterium genome:
GCCAGCTCCATAACGATGGTCGAAGGGGAAGTAAAGGAACTGACGGAAGCCGTAATGGTGGAAGCACTTCAGGTTGCCCATACTGAAATTAAAAAACTTTGCGCTATTCAGAAAGAGCTGGCGGACAAAGCCGGCAAGAAGGAAAAACTGACCTTCACCGAGCCTGTAAAAGACACTCATTGGCACGATAAGATCGCAAGCGGGTACTCCGCCCAGATCAAAACTGCCGTATCTACCCCTGAAAAGGATCTGAGAAGCAAAAACCTCTCAGCTCTCAGGACTGAAATCATCGAAGCATTGACAACCGAGGAAGAGCGTGCCGTGCATAAAGGCGCGATCAAGGATGCATTCGGCGATCTGCAAAAGGAGATAGTCCGCAAGATGATCCTTGAGGAGGGTAAAAGGGCCGATGGACGCGGACTTGCCGACGTCCGTCCTATCACCATCCGCACGGGAGTACTGCCACGAACACACGGTTCTGTCCTCTTTACAAGGGGCGAAACGCAGGCTCTGGTTGTCTGTACGCTTGGCTCGGGAAAAGATGAGCAGATGTTCGACAACATCGAGGGGAAAGTTTATAAACGATTTATTTTTCACTACAACTTCCCCCCTTTCTCCGTAGGTGAAGTAAAGTTTGCTGGCGGCCCGGGACGCCGCGAAATCGGTCATGGCGCCCTTGCGGGTCGTGGTGTACAGTTCTGCCTTCCCGATCCTGAAGAGTTCCCTTACACGGTCAGGATAGTTTCTGAAATATTTGAATCAAACGGATCTTCATCCATGGCTTCCGTCTGTGGAGGTTCACTAGCCCTTATGGATGCGGGTGTAAAGATCAAAGCACCGGTTGCAGGCGTTGCCATGGGGCTTGTAGCTGAAGGGAACAAGACCGCCATCCTGACAGATATCCTCGGCCTTGAGGATGCGTTAGGTGATATGGATTTCAAGGTTGCCGGAACCAAAAACGGCATTACAGCTATTCAGATGGATATTAAAGTTGCGGGGATATCTGCCGACTTAATGTCTAGCGCTCTTGATCAGGCTCTAAAGGCAAGGCTACATATCCTCAATGAAATGGAAAAAGCTATGCCGGCGCCAAGGGCTGAAGTATCGCCATTTGCTCCGAAGATGATTACCATGAACATCCCCGCGGATATGATGGGGATGGTTATCGGACCTGGCGGAAAGAATATCCGCGGCATAACAGAAGCAACCGATGCTACCGTCGACCTTGAAGACGGCGGACTTGTAAAAATATTCGCCCTCAATGCCGAAAATGCCAACAAGGCGAAGGAGATGATAGAAGCGATGGTTCGAATACCAGAGGTTGGTGAATACTACCTCGGTAAAGTGGTAAAGATAATGGACTTCGGAGCATTTGTTGAAATAGCCCCCGGAACCCAGGGCCTCGTCCATATCTCCCAGTTCTCCCGCAACAAGATTCGAACCGTGGAAGATGTCATTTCCGAAGGTGAAGAGCTTTGGGTAAAGATAATTGAAATAGACCAAAGGTCGAAGAAGATACGTCTCAGCCATCTTGAAGCTGTTGAAGACGGCAAGCCTGAAATCTCACGCAATTAATAACTGAATAAAGCGCCGGCTAACTACCGGCGTTTTAAATTAATTCCAGGTAGAAATCCCAATACCAGGTAACTCGCGGGGTTTACTAAACTCCGGCCTTTTTCATCGGTTTTTCCAGCGATATCCCGGTCTTAACCAGTCTTACATCCGGCCCAAGTGAGAAATCGGGCAGTACTTTTCTTATTCTGGTGAGAATGCCTAGATGCACAGACTCAAATTTTATAAAGTCCATTGATTCGGATTTTTCGAGAATTTCCACACCGTCCATTTCCATTAAAACCCTTAGCAAAGGTTCGAATACCTTGTTCCCGCTCTCCTCACTAAGGAGCACTTCGTATGTCGCGCTCTTTATTTCGGATTGAATGGACGAGAATGGCGGCAGAAGCTTGTTGACTTGGTAAACCTCAAGCCCTTTTTCGAAATTCATGTTGATAGTTTTCAATATATACTCCGGCGGCATATTTTCTTCCAGTGCCAAGTCGAGCAGTTCATAGTGGCTCTCTACGCCAACCGATAAGGCGGGACCAAAAGAGAGTTTAGGATGTGGATGAAATCCCTCCGAATATGCTACCGGCAGTCCCCCTCTTTTCAAGGCCCTCGTTATGGCCGATTTCAATTCGAGATGCGACAGATATTTTGAGAGCCCCGCTTTTCTGAAATGCAATCTGAAGTGATGTAGTTTTTCATTATCGACCCTTTTATATACAGCGGATGGTAATGGAAAAGTTTCGCTCTTTGCGATTATTTTATGCTCTTTGTTCATTCCGCACCCGAGGCATTTGTTATTACGGCAATCCTCGGAAATTTCCCCTTTCTCGGAGAGCGCCAGTTCCCTTAGCAGGTATTTTTTGTTTACACCCACGTTTATATGATCCCATGGAAGAGTTTCATCCTGTTGCCTTTTCCTGTTGGCGTACTCTTCCGGTTTAATGCCGCATTCCGCGAACGCCTCGAGCCAGAGATCGTACCGGAAATAGTCCGACCATCCATCGAGCCGGCACCCCTTTTCATACGCCTTTTTTATAACGGCACCAAGACGCCTGTCCCCTCTGGAAAATACCCCTTCCAGGAAGGACATTTCCACTTCATGCCCTTTCATCGAAACCTTTTTCATTTTCCTGAAAGCGCCAATCAGTATGGTCTTTTTCCTTAACAGGGTCTCGAAGCTGTCCATGGCCACCCACTGAAAGGCCGTGTGAGGCTTCGGCACAAACTGCGCTACGCCAACGTTTATGCTTTTGAATCGTTTACCATTTTCGCTCAATGAGACGATCTTTTTCACCATCTCAGGTATCGAATATACATCTTCATCCGTTTCAGTCGGCAGACCGATCATGAAATACATTTTCAGCGTTGTCCATCCGCCACTTAACACTTTCCTGGCAGTATCTATGATCTCATCATCCGATATGTTTTTATTTATTACCCACCTCAGCCTTTCGTTGCCGGCTTCAGCGGTGATGGTGAATCCGGTTTTTCTTACCCGGCTTATAGTGTCTATCATATCCCTGGTAAGGCTTCCCGATCGTAGCGAGGGCAGTGATATGGCGACATGCTGTTTCTCCATTTCATCCATCAAAGTTTTAACCAGCGGTTCAATCGAGCTGTAATCACCGCTGGAAAGGGAAGCGAGGGAAATGTTGTCGAATCCGGTGCTTTTCATTCCATATTCGGCGATCCTCAACACTTCGGATGGCGCTCTTTCGCGAACCGGTCTGTATGTAATACCCGCCTGGCAATACCGGCATCCAACGGTGCAACCTCTATCGATCTCAACCGAGAGCCGGTCGAAAACCGGCTGTCCGTACGGGATGACCATTTTGAAAGGGTATGGGCTATTATTCAAATCACTTAGAAAATATTTTATTGGTTTTGGCAGATTCTTCTTCAGATGGGTTACCTCTGCGACCTTTATACCGTCGTACAAAACGGAGAAATGCGACGGGACATAAATCCCCTCTACCTTTGCTACCTCTTCAAGTATCTTATCTTTTGGGACGTTCGCTTTTCTTAGTCTGCCGATGGTTTCACATATCTCAGGCAATAATATTTCTGCCTCGCCTATAAAAAACATATCGAAAAAATCCGATATCGGTTCCGGATTAAAAATGGACGGCCCCCCCCCTATGACTATCGGATCATCATCGCCTCTCTCTGAACCGAGTAAAGGAACCTTTCCAAGCTCCAGCATCGCGAGTATTTCCGAATAGCATAACTCGGTAGGGATGCTGAAACCTATAACATCGAAATCGGATAAAGGATCGTGAGATTCATGGCTCCGAAGAGCGACATTTTCGTTTCGTAATATTTGCTCGAAATCGGGTTCCGGGGCAAAGAAGCGCTCGGCCCAGAGCGTCTTTCTTTCGTTAACGGCAGAATAAAGTATCTTTACCCCCAGGTTTGACATCCCTATTCCATAAAGTTCGGGGAAACAGATAGCCAGACGGCAATCAACAGCCTCCCTCACCTTGATTATTGAATTTACTTCCTCTCCGATATACTGTGACGGATTATGGATTTTATCCAGCCACCTGGCGTATGGGTGATCAATCATGCCTGTATCGCCTCATGTGTACAGATTGCAGAATCCCCAAAATCGCATAATTTGTAATTATTGACGAACCGCCATAGCTGAATAGAGGCATTGGGATACCGACAATCGGGACGATTCCCAGGGTCATGCTCACATTGTAAAAGAAATGAAATGCGATAATCGTTGTACCGCCAACAGCCAGCAATACGCCGCCCCTGTCCTTCGCCTTCAAAATGATATCGATCATTCTTAAAAACATTAACAGGTAAAGTGTTAATAGCAACATAGCGCCAAAAAAGCCGACCTCTTCCGCAAAAACCGAAAAGATGAAGTCCGTATGCTTTTCAGGAAGAAAATTGAGCTTGCTTTGTGTCCCTGCGAATATCCCTTTTCCCCAAAGGCCGCCGCTCCCTATGGCAATTTTTGATTGGATCGTATGATATCCGATACCTAACGGATCCGAAGCGGGATCAAGCATCGCCATGACGCGATTCTTTTGATAAGGTTTCAGGTTGAACCACATTGCAGGTATTGCGATAAGGACGCTGACGATAATTATTGCCAGTGTGTTTCTCCTGATACCGCTGACAAACGCCATAACCGAGAAGATTATCGCCATTATCAAGGCAGTACCAAGATCCGGTTGCTTGAAAATCAGAAATGCGGGAATGGCCATTATAATTCCCGGAATTGCCAATGCTCTGAATCCCATTTCGTTTTTATCTCTTTGATCGTCAAAATATCTCGCAAGAGTGATAACCAGAACCACTTTTATCAGTTCCGAAGGTTGCATATTCATCCCGGCAATTGAAATCCAGCGTTGCGAGCCTGAAATAACCCTTCCGCTTAAAAGTACCGACAGCAAAAGGAGTACGAAAATACCGTATACAAGGTAGGCGGGGCGTTCCAAATTTCTGTAATCGAGCACACAGAGAAATATCATAAGAATCATCCCGTATATGTTCCATTCGATCTGCTTTATGTAAATCCTTTGAAAATATTCGGTAGAACTGGAGAATGTAGCGCTGTAGACGAAGATTATCCCGCAAACTGCGATAATAAGCGCGGTAATAAACAGAACCCAGTCAAAAACGGCATACCATCTTTTGCCAAGTTCCCCTTTTGCGGTATTTCTTTTTTCCATCAGAATTCGTCGCCAGTGCTAATTCTATTTCTGCGAAGCGATTTCAGGTATGTTTCGATGACGGTTTTTGCAATCGGAGCGGCCACAACGCCTCCGCTCCCGCCATGCTCTATGACAACGGAAACGACTATCTCCGGATTTTCGTATGGCGCATATCCCACGAACCATGCATGATCGCGCAACTTTTCGGGAATCTCATCATGTTCCCTCAAATCTTCAGTCCGTTTTTTTACTACTTGCCCGGTTCCGGTCTTTCCTGCAACCTGGACTCCCCATATCTTTGCTGCTTTTCCCGTTCCATAACGTGAGTTCACCACCTTTAACATCGATTCTCTAACAAACTGAATATTCTCAGGCGCAATTCCTATTTCTGTTCTGCCAAGCGAGGCAAGATCATTTCCAGAAACATCCTTCAGGAAAACAAGTTTTGGCTGAACGATATAGCCGCCGTTTGCAATCGAGCTCGTAACTACCGCCATCTGGAGCGGCGTCACAAGCGTATACCCTTGCCCGATTGCGATCGACATCGTCTCTCCCAAAATCCACTGAGAGCCTCTATATTTTTCTTTCCATGCTTTCGTAGGAATAAGACCGCTTCTTTCATCTTCCAAAGCTATGCCTGTAATGCTGTGAAGACCGAATCTCCTGCCCCATTGGGCTATCTTGTTTGCTCCGAGCTTCATCCCGATCTGGTAAAAATATATGTCGCACGATTGCGTGATTGCACCAATGAGATTTACTTCGCCGTGCCCTCCCCTGTTCCAGCATCGGTACCATTTTTTTCCGAGTTTGTAATATCCCGCGCATAGGAGTTTTTGCTCTTTGTCTATAACCCCTTCTTCCAGCGCCGCTGTAGCGACTATTATCTTGTATGTAGATGCCGGGGCATACAATCCCATTATCGCCCTATTGTTCAGGGGATGATATTTATCGGCAAGAAGCTCCTTCCAGTAATTCGGCTCTACACCGTATGCAAATTTGTTCAGATCAAATGCGGGGGAACTGACTATTGCCAATACTTCACCAGTATCCGGCTTCATTGCAACAATAGCGCCACGCTTATCTTCCATTAACCGTTCTGCTTTCAGTTGGGTTTCATAATCAAGAGAAATGTAAAGATCTTTTCCAACACCTGAATCTTCCATGCTGATTACTTTAAGTTCGCGGCCTGTCGCGTCGACCTCCAGCACCTTTTTACCGCGGGCCCCGCGCAGTATTGGTTCAAAACTTTTTTCTATGCCGTATTTTCCAATAATATCCCCCGCTTTATATTCATCCAGAACGGGATCATTCATCTGTTCACGGGAAATTTCACCCAGGTATCCGATAAGATGCGCCGCAAACGATCCATACCGGTAGTTTCTTATAGGGCGTATGGCAATAGATATTCCAGGCAATTCATATCTGTGTTCTTCTAGAATGGCTGCGTCCGCGCGAGATATGTCGTACGAGACGATTACCGGTACAAATGGAGGAACAGAGGAGAGCTTTTCCAATACATCATCAGGCTTTAACCCCACCAGCTTTTCCAGCTTGGCAAGAATGTCTGACATATTGGAAATGTCTTCCTTAATCAGGACAATATTAAAAGAAGGCCTCGACCCGACAAGTTTTTCACCAAACCTGTCATAAATATCGCCCCGCAATCCAGGAAATGTTATCTGGCGCAATCTGTTATTTTCAGCTTGCGCCTTTAGCTGGCGCGCCTGAGCAACCTGGAGGTACCAAAGTCTTACGAAAATGGCAAAGAATCCAATCAGAACAAATCCCATCAACAGAAATATTCTGAAGCGGAGGTTCTTTTTGAAGTTGTCCGATGCATCAAAAACGTAATCC
Encoded proteins:
- a CDS encoding polyribonucleotide nucleotidyltransferase, translated to MKSRVETNIGHSVYSIETGEMARQAGGAVLVQFGESIVFASATAEEAPKEGFDFFPLTVDYREKFYAAGRIPGGFFKREARPTEKETLVCRLTDRPLRPLFPKGFQNETQILLYALSHDGENDTDVLAVTAASAALCISNIPFIEPVSAIRVGYLDGKFIVNPTLKQRDESKLDMIVGGTASSITMVEGEVKELTEAVMVEALQVAHTEIKKLCAIQKELADKAGKKEKLTFTEPVKDTHWHDKIASGYSAQIKTAVSTPEKDLRSKNLSALRTEIIEALTTEEERAVHKGAIKDAFGDLQKEIVRKMILEEGKRADGRGLADVRPITIRTGVLPRTHGSVLFTRGETQALVVCTLGSGKDEQMFDNIEGKVYKRFIFHYNFPPFSVGEVKFAGGPGRREIGHGALAGRGVQFCLPDPEEFPYTVRIVSEIFESNGSSSMASVCGGSLALMDAGVKIKAPVAGVAMGLVAEGNKTAILTDILGLEDALGDMDFKVAGTKNGITAIQMDIKVAGISADLMSSALDQALKARLHILNEMEKAMPAPRAEVSPFAPKMITMNIPADMMGMVIGPGGKNIRGITEATDATVDLEDGGLVKIFALNAENANKAKEMIEAMVRIPEVGEYYLGKVVKIMDFGAFVEIAPGTQGLVHISQFSRNKIRTVEDVISEGEELWVKIIEIDQRSKKIRLSHLEAVEDGKPEISRN
- a CDS encoding TIGR03960 family B12-binding radical SAM protein; amino-acid sequence: MIDHPYARWLDKIHNPSQYIGEEVNSIIKVREAVDCRLAICFPELYGIGMSNLGVKILYSAVNERKTLWAERFFAPEPDFEQILRNENVALRSHESHDPLSDFDVIGFSIPTELCYSEILAMLELGKVPLLGSERGDDDPIVIGGGPSIFNPEPISDFFDMFFIGEAEILLPEICETIGRLRKANVPKDKILEEVAKVEGIYVPSHFSVLYDGIKVAEVTHLKKNLPKPIKYFLSDLNNSPYPFKMVIPYGQPVFDRLSVEIDRGCTVGCRYCQAGITYRPVRERAPSEVLRIAEYGMKSTGFDNISLASLSSGDYSSIEPLVKTLMDEMEKQHVAISLPSLRSGSLTRDMIDTISRVRKTGFTITAEAGNERLRWVINKNISDDEIIDTARKVLSGGWTTLKMYFMIGLPTETDEDVYSIPEMVKKIVSLSENGKRFKSINVGVAQFVPKPHTAFQWVAMDSFETLLRKKTILIGAFRKMKKVSMKGHEVEMSFLEGVFSRGDRRLGAVIKKAYEKGCRLDGWSDYFRYDLWLEAFAECGIKPEEYANRKRQQDETLPWDHINVGVNKKYLLRELALSEKGEISEDCRNNKCLGCGMNKEHKIIAKSETFPLPSAVYKRVDNEKLHHFRLHFRKAGLSKYLSHLELKSAITRALKRGGLPVAYSEGFHPHPKLSFGPALSVGVESHYELLDLALEENMPPEYILKTINMNFEKGLEVYQVNKLLPPFSSIQSEIKSATYEVLLSEESGNKVFEPLLRVLMEMDGVEILEKSESMDFIKFESVHLGILTRIRKVLPDFSLGPDVRLVKTGISLEKPMKKAGV
- the rodA gene encoding rod shape-determining protein RodA yields the protein MEKRNTAKGELGKRWYAVFDWVLFITALIIAVCGIIFVYSATFSSSTEYFQRIYIKQIEWNIYGMILMIFLCVLDYRNLERPAYLVYGIFVLLLLSVLLSGRVISGSQRWISIAGMNMQPSELIKVVLVITLARYFDDQRDKNEMGFRALAIPGIIMAIPAFLIFKQPDLGTALIMAIIFSVMAFVSGIRRNTLAIIIVSVLIAIPAMWFNLKPYQKNRVMAMLDPASDPLGIGYHTIQSKIAIGSGGLWGKGIFAGTQSKLNFLPEKHTDFIFSVFAEEVGFFGAMLLLTLYLLMFLRMIDIILKAKDRGGVLLAVGGTTIIAFHFFYNVSMTLGIVPIVGIPMPLFSYGGSSIITNYAILGILQSVHMRRYRHD
- the mrdA gene encoding penicillin-binding protein 2, with the translated sequence MALDYVFDASDNFKKNLRFRIFLLMGFVLIGFFAIFVRLWYLQVAQARQLKAQAENNRLRQITFPGLRGDIYDRFGEKLVGSRPSFNIVLIKEDISNMSDILAKLEKLVGLKPDDVLEKLSSVPPFVPVIVSYDISRADAAILEEHRYELPGISIAIRPIRNYRYGSFAAHLIGYLGEISREQMNDPVLDEYKAGDIIGKYGIEKSFEPILRGARGKKVLEVDATGRELKVISMEDSGVGKDLYISLDYETQLKAERLMEDKRGAIVAMKPDTGEVLAIVSSPAFDLNKFAYGVEPNYWKELLADKYHPLNNRAIMGLYAPASTYKIIVATAALEEGVIDKEQKLLCAGYYKLGKKWYRCWNRGGHGEVNLIGAITQSCDIYFYQIGMKLGANKIAQWGRRFGLHSITGIALEDERSGLIPTKAWKEKYRGSQWILGETMSIAIGQGYTLVTPLQMAVVTSSIANGGYIVQPKLVFLKDVSGNDLASLGRTEIGIAPENIQFVRESMLKVVNSRYGTGKAAKIWGVQVAGKTGTGQVVKKRTEDLREHDEIPEKLRDHAWFVGYAPYENPEIVVSVVIEHGGSGGVVAAPIAKTVIETYLKSLRRNRISTGDEF